The Syngnathus typhle isolate RoL2023-S1 ecotype Sweden linkage group LG6, RoL_Styp_1.0, whole genome shotgun sequence genome has a window encoding:
- the LOC133155178 gene encoding interleukin-1 receptor accessory protein isoform X2: MSQAATRQELSPQQDRIEVPPTATPRHATPQLESLERDGLCKRRPSTLSGKRIACIWSLVNFFGPLLVATVMVNLHTSTVPAEARCQDLGELRVLEGEASWVRCPFRGLANGSSSHALTWYRLLPGHLERPIKRRSTSSGTLQNAVRLLLTFTCFFAWFRGSGRVSTERDCLRFQPAAAEDSGRYACRLRNRSACVNVRVVSRPQEAPEDPKCHWPLAAEPGQVVIPLEGDMVLECPDWREVAAAAADDAPAVIWYHACEQPDRWTSDREQVGARLQVHYMVDHYQGLYVCQVHYRRSGRALHFTRGLNVTAVSSSLPKVPSVLQPTREHVFSVKRGQDVRLLCTGHFPYLDQDLEWDIWWSVDGNRTEQLAERRFSTSNRRLRSRYGDRTEESVLLIRNFGSQDLGKTYNCSVKNREGFQTRRAQLEEEASLPWSELASGLAVTLVLSLLVSALYRVFRLELLLLYRSRFGTDERYTDNKEFDVYMSYARKSEEEQFVLSTLRRVLENDLGYTVCIFDRDSLPGGTITDETLSFVARSRRLVVVLGPGYARQGSQALLELKAGMDGLAGGHLRLVLVQYKRMRRQEWVRELRRARVALATVRWRGEPSRELTSRFWKKLRLELPVRRPPGARGDEEGGQGAGLMTTPNRDQSPLNPEAS, translated from the exons ATGTCGCAAGCCGCAACAAGACAGGAACTAAGCCCGCAACAAGACAGGATCGAAGTTCCGCCAAcagccacgccacgccacgccacgccacagCTCGAATCACTCGAGAGAGACGGACTGTGTAAACGCCGTCCGTCAACTCTTTC GGGGAAGAGAATCGCGTGCATCTGGTCTTTGGTCAACTTCTTCGGGCCTTTGCTGGTTGCCACGGTGATGGTGAATCTCCACACGTCCACTGTCCCAGCAG AAGCGAGGTGCCAGGACTTGGGTGAGTTGCGTGTCCTGGAAGGTGAGGCGTCGTGGGTGCGCTGTCCCTTCCGGGGCCTGGCCAATGGCTCGTCGTCGCACGCCCTGACGTGGTACCGCCTCCTCCCCGGACACCTTGAACGACCAATCAAGCGCAGGTCAACTTCGAGTGGCACGCTGCAAAATGCTGTTAGATTGCTCCTCACATTCACATGCTTCTTTGCGTGGTTCCGCGGCAGTGGGCGTGTGAGCACCGAGCGCGACTGCTTGCGCTTTCAACCGGCCGCGGCTGAGGATTCGGGCCGCTACGCCTGCCGGCTACG GAACCGGTCGGCGTGCGTGAACGTGAGGGTCGTCAGCCGGCCGCAGGAGGCGCCGGAGGATCCCAAATGCCATTGGCCGCTCGCCGCCGAGCCCGGTCAGGTCGTCATCCCTTTGGAGGGCGACATGGTTCTGGAGTGCCCCGACTGGCGAGaggtcgccgccgccgcggccgaCGACGCGCCCGCCGTCATCTGGTACCAC GCTTGCGAGCAGCCCGACCGATGGACTAGCGACCGCGAGCAGGTCGGCGCCCGTCTTCAGGTCCACTACATGGTGGACCACTACCAAGGGCTTTACGTGTGCCAGGTGCACTACCGGCGAAGCGGCCGAGCGCTTCATTTCACACGCGGCCTCAACGTCACCGCTGTCT CCTCTTCACTGCCCAAAGTGCCCAGCGTGCTCCAACCGACACGCGAGCATGTCTTCAGCGTCAAACggg GCCAGGACGTACGTCTGCTATGCACGGGACACTTTCCCTACTTGGACCAGGACTTGGAGTGGGACATCTGGTGGAGCGTGGACGGGAACAGGACGGAGCAGCTGGCAGAGCGCCGATTCTCCACAAGCAACAG GCGCTTGCGCAGCCGATACGGCGATCGCACCGAGGAGAGCGTCCTGCTGATTCGCAACTTTGGCTCCCAGGACCTCGGCAAGACTTACAACTGCTCCGTGAAGAACCGGGAAGGATTCCAGACGCGCAGAGCGCAGCTTGAAGAAGAAG CGTCCCTGCCGTGGTCGGAGCTGGCTAGCGGTCTGGCCGTCACGCTGGTGCTGTCGCTGCTCGTCTCGGCGCTTTACCGCGTCTTCCGgctggagctgctgctgctctacAGGTCCCGCTTCGGTACCGACGAGCGCTACACGG acaaTAAGGAGTTCGACGTGTACATGTCGTACGCCAGGAAGAGTGAGGAAGAGCAATTTGTTCTGAGCACACTACGCCGAGTCCTGGAGAACGATCTGGGATACACCGTGTGCATCTTTGACAGAGACAGCCTGCCGGGCGGGA CCATCACGGACGAGACGCTGAGCTTCGTGGCTCGCAGTCGCCGCCTGGTGGTGGTGTTGGGCCCCGGCTACGCTCGACAGGGCTCCCAGGCCCTGCTGGAGCTCAAGGCGGGAATGGACGGCCTGGCGGGCGGCCACCTGCGCCTGGTCCTGGTCCAGTACAAGCGCATGCGGCGGCAGGAGTGGGTGCGCGAGCTGAGGCGGGCGCGCGTGGCGCTGGCCACGGTGCGCTGGCGGGGCGAGCCCTCGCGGGAGCTGACGTCGCGCTTCTGGAAGAAGCTGAGGCTGGAGCTGCCCGTCAGGAGGCCGCCCGGCGCCCGTGGGGATGAGGAAGGAGGCCAGGGGGCGGGGCTGATGACCACCCCCAACCGGGACCAGTCTCCTCTCAACCCCGAGGCCTCGTGA
- the LOC133155178 gene encoding interleukin-1 receptor accessory protein isoform X3, producing the protein MSQAATRQELSPQQDRIEVPPTATPRHATPQLESLERDGLCKRRPSTLSGKRIACIWSLVNFFGPLLVATVMVNLHTSTVPAEARCQDLGELRVLEGEASWVRCPFRGLANGSSSHALTWYRLLPGHLERPIKRSGRVSTERDCLRFQPAAAEDSGRYACRLRNRSACVNVRVVSRPQEAPEDPKCHWPLAAEPGQVVIPLEGDMVLECPDWREVAAAAADDAPAVIWYHACEQPDRWTSDREQVGARLQVHYMVDHYQGLYVCQVHYRRSGRALHFTRGLNVTAVSASSLPKVPSVLQPTREHVFSVKRGQDVRLLCTGHFPYLDQDLEWDIWWSVDGNRTEQLAERRFSTSNRRLRSRYGDRTEESVLLIRNFGSQDLGKTYNCSVKNREGFQTRRAQLEEEASLPWSELASGLAVTLVLSLLVSALYRVFRLELLLLYRSRFGTDERYTDNKEFDVYMSYARKSEEEQFVLSTLRRVLENDLGYTVCIFDRDSLPGGTITDETLSFVARSRRLVVVLGPGYARQGSQALLELKAGMDGLAGGHLRLVLVQYKRMRRQEWVRELRRARVALATVRWRGEPSRELTSRFWKKLRLELPVRRPPGARGDEEGGQGAGLMTTPNRDQSPLNPEAS; encoded by the exons ATGTCGCAAGCCGCAACAAGACAGGAACTAAGCCCGCAACAAGACAGGATCGAAGTTCCGCCAAcagccacgccacgccacgccacgccacagCTCGAATCACTCGAGAGAGACGGACTGTGTAAACGCCGTCCGTCAACTCTTTC GGGGAAGAGAATCGCGTGCATCTGGTCTTTGGTCAACTTCTTCGGGCCTTTGCTGGTTGCCACGGTGATGGTGAATCTCCACACGTCCACTGTCCCAGCAG AAGCGAGGTGCCAGGACTTGGGTGAGTTGCGTGTCCTGGAAGGTGAGGCGTCGTGGGTGCGCTGTCCCTTCCGGGGCCTGGCCAATGGCTCGTCGTCGCACGCCCTGACGTGGTACCGCCTCCTCCCCGGACACCTTGAACGACCAATCAAGCGCAG TGGGCGTGTGAGCACCGAGCGCGACTGCTTGCGCTTTCAACCGGCCGCGGCTGAGGATTCGGGCCGCTACGCCTGCCGGCTACG GAACCGGTCGGCGTGCGTGAACGTGAGGGTCGTCAGCCGGCCGCAGGAGGCGCCGGAGGATCCCAAATGCCATTGGCCGCTCGCCGCCGAGCCCGGTCAGGTCGTCATCCCTTTGGAGGGCGACATGGTTCTGGAGTGCCCCGACTGGCGAGaggtcgccgccgccgcggccgaCGACGCGCCCGCCGTCATCTGGTACCAC GCTTGCGAGCAGCCCGACCGATGGACTAGCGACCGCGAGCAGGTCGGCGCCCGTCTTCAGGTCCACTACATGGTGGACCACTACCAAGGGCTTTACGTGTGCCAGGTGCACTACCGGCGAAGCGGCCGAGCGCTTCATTTCACACGCGGCCTCAACGTCACCGCTGTCT CAGCCTCTTCACTGCCCAAAGTGCCCAGCGTGCTCCAACCGACACGCGAGCATGTCTTCAGCGTCAAACggg GCCAGGACGTACGTCTGCTATGCACGGGACACTTTCCCTACTTGGACCAGGACTTGGAGTGGGACATCTGGTGGAGCGTGGACGGGAACAGGACGGAGCAGCTGGCAGAGCGCCGATTCTCCACAAGCAACAG GCGCTTGCGCAGCCGATACGGCGATCGCACCGAGGAGAGCGTCCTGCTGATTCGCAACTTTGGCTCCCAGGACCTCGGCAAGACTTACAACTGCTCCGTGAAGAACCGGGAAGGATTCCAGACGCGCAGAGCGCAGCTTGAAGAAGAAG CGTCCCTGCCGTGGTCGGAGCTGGCTAGCGGTCTGGCCGTCACGCTGGTGCTGTCGCTGCTCGTCTCGGCGCTTTACCGCGTCTTCCGgctggagctgctgctgctctacAGGTCCCGCTTCGGTACCGACGAGCGCTACACGG acaaTAAGGAGTTCGACGTGTACATGTCGTACGCCAGGAAGAGTGAGGAAGAGCAATTTGTTCTGAGCACACTACGCCGAGTCCTGGAGAACGATCTGGGATACACCGTGTGCATCTTTGACAGAGACAGCCTGCCGGGCGGGA CCATCACGGACGAGACGCTGAGCTTCGTGGCTCGCAGTCGCCGCCTGGTGGTGGTGTTGGGCCCCGGCTACGCTCGACAGGGCTCCCAGGCCCTGCTGGAGCTCAAGGCGGGAATGGACGGCCTGGCGGGCGGCCACCTGCGCCTGGTCCTGGTCCAGTACAAGCGCATGCGGCGGCAGGAGTGGGTGCGCGAGCTGAGGCGGGCGCGCGTGGCGCTGGCCACGGTGCGCTGGCGGGGCGAGCCCTCGCGGGAGCTGACGTCGCGCTTCTGGAAGAAGCTGAGGCTGGAGCTGCCCGTCAGGAGGCCGCCCGGCGCCCGTGGGGATGAGGAAGGAGGCCAGGGGGCGGGGCTGATGACCACCCCCAACCGGGACCAGTCTCCTCTCAACCCCGAGGCCTCGTGA
- the LOC133155178 gene encoding interleukin-1 receptor accessory protein isoform X1 produces the protein MSQAATRQELSPQQDRIEVPPTATPRHATPQLESLERDGLCKRRPSTLSGKRIACIWSLVNFFGPLLVATVMVNLHTSTVPAEARCQDLGELRVLEGEASWVRCPFRGLANGSSSHALTWYRLLPGHLERPIKRRSTSSGTLQNAVRLLLTFTCFFAWFRGSGRVSTERDCLRFQPAAAEDSGRYACRLRNRSACVNVRVVSRPQEAPEDPKCHWPLAAEPGQVVIPLEGDMVLECPDWREVAAAAADDAPAVIWYHACEQPDRWTSDREQVGARLQVHYMVDHYQGLYVCQVHYRRSGRALHFTRGLNVTAVSASSLPKVPSVLQPTREHVFSVKRGQDVRLLCTGHFPYLDQDLEWDIWWSVDGNRTEQLAERRFSTSNRRLRSRYGDRTEESVLLIRNFGSQDLGKTYNCSVKNREGFQTRRAQLEEEASLPWSELASGLAVTLVLSLLVSALYRVFRLELLLLYRSRFGTDERYTDNKEFDVYMSYARKSEEEQFVLSTLRRVLENDLGYTVCIFDRDSLPGGTITDETLSFVARSRRLVVVLGPGYARQGSQALLELKAGMDGLAGGHLRLVLVQYKRMRRQEWVRELRRARVALATVRWRGEPSRELTSRFWKKLRLELPVRRPPGARGDEEGGQGAGLMTTPNRDQSPLNPEAS, from the exons ATGTCGCAAGCCGCAACAAGACAGGAACTAAGCCCGCAACAAGACAGGATCGAAGTTCCGCCAAcagccacgccacgccacgccacgccacagCTCGAATCACTCGAGAGAGACGGACTGTGTAAACGCCGTCCGTCAACTCTTTC GGGGAAGAGAATCGCGTGCATCTGGTCTTTGGTCAACTTCTTCGGGCCTTTGCTGGTTGCCACGGTGATGGTGAATCTCCACACGTCCACTGTCCCAGCAG AAGCGAGGTGCCAGGACTTGGGTGAGTTGCGTGTCCTGGAAGGTGAGGCGTCGTGGGTGCGCTGTCCCTTCCGGGGCCTGGCCAATGGCTCGTCGTCGCACGCCCTGACGTGGTACCGCCTCCTCCCCGGACACCTTGAACGACCAATCAAGCGCAGGTCAACTTCGAGTGGCACGCTGCAAAATGCTGTTAGATTGCTCCTCACATTCACATGCTTCTTTGCGTGGTTCCGCGGCAGTGGGCGTGTGAGCACCGAGCGCGACTGCTTGCGCTTTCAACCGGCCGCGGCTGAGGATTCGGGCCGCTACGCCTGCCGGCTACG GAACCGGTCGGCGTGCGTGAACGTGAGGGTCGTCAGCCGGCCGCAGGAGGCGCCGGAGGATCCCAAATGCCATTGGCCGCTCGCCGCCGAGCCCGGTCAGGTCGTCATCCCTTTGGAGGGCGACATGGTTCTGGAGTGCCCCGACTGGCGAGaggtcgccgccgccgcggccgaCGACGCGCCCGCCGTCATCTGGTACCAC GCTTGCGAGCAGCCCGACCGATGGACTAGCGACCGCGAGCAGGTCGGCGCCCGTCTTCAGGTCCACTACATGGTGGACCACTACCAAGGGCTTTACGTGTGCCAGGTGCACTACCGGCGAAGCGGCCGAGCGCTTCATTTCACACGCGGCCTCAACGTCACCGCTGTCT CAGCCTCTTCACTGCCCAAAGTGCCCAGCGTGCTCCAACCGACACGCGAGCATGTCTTCAGCGTCAAACggg GCCAGGACGTACGTCTGCTATGCACGGGACACTTTCCCTACTTGGACCAGGACTTGGAGTGGGACATCTGGTGGAGCGTGGACGGGAACAGGACGGAGCAGCTGGCAGAGCGCCGATTCTCCACAAGCAACAG GCGCTTGCGCAGCCGATACGGCGATCGCACCGAGGAGAGCGTCCTGCTGATTCGCAACTTTGGCTCCCAGGACCTCGGCAAGACTTACAACTGCTCCGTGAAGAACCGGGAAGGATTCCAGACGCGCAGAGCGCAGCTTGAAGAAGAAG CGTCCCTGCCGTGGTCGGAGCTGGCTAGCGGTCTGGCCGTCACGCTGGTGCTGTCGCTGCTCGTCTCGGCGCTTTACCGCGTCTTCCGgctggagctgctgctgctctacAGGTCCCGCTTCGGTACCGACGAGCGCTACACGG acaaTAAGGAGTTCGACGTGTACATGTCGTACGCCAGGAAGAGTGAGGAAGAGCAATTTGTTCTGAGCACACTACGCCGAGTCCTGGAGAACGATCTGGGATACACCGTGTGCATCTTTGACAGAGACAGCCTGCCGGGCGGGA CCATCACGGACGAGACGCTGAGCTTCGTGGCTCGCAGTCGCCGCCTGGTGGTGGTGTTGGGCCCCGGCTACGCTCGACAGGGCTCCCAGGCCCTGCTGGAGCTCAAGGCGGGAATGGACGGCCTGGCGGGCGGCCACCTGCGCCTGGTCCTGGTCCAGTACAAGCGCATGCGGCGGCAGGAGTGGGTGCGCGAGCTGAGGCGGGCGCGCGTGGCGCTGGCCACGGTGCGCTGGCGGGGCGAGCCCTCGCGGGAGCTGACGTCGCGCTTCTGGAAGAAGCTGAGGCTGGAGCTGCCCGTCAGGAGGCCGCCCGGCGCCCGTGGGGATGAGGAAGGAGGCCAGGGGGCGGGGCTGATGACCACCCCCAACCGGGACCAGTCTCCTCTCAACCCCGAGGCCTCGTGA
- the LOC133155178 gene encoding interleukin-1 receptor accessory protein isoform X4, with amino-acid sequence MGKRIACIWSLVNFFGPLLVATVMVNLHTSTVPAEARCQDLGELRVLEGEASWVRCPFRGLANGSSSHALTWYRLLPGHLERPIKRRSTSSGTLQNAVRLLLTFTCFFAWFRGSGRVSTERDCLRFQPAAAEDSGRYACRLRNRSACVNVRVVSRPQEAPEDPKCHWPLAAEPGQVVIPLEGDMVLECPDWREVAAAAADDAPAVIWYHACEQPDRWTSDREQVGARLQVHYMVDHYQGLYVCQVHYRRSGRALHFTRGLNVTAVSASSLPKVPSVLQPTREHVFSVKRGQDVRLLCTGHFPYLDQDLEWDIWWSVDGNRTEQLAERRFSTSNRRLRSRYGDRTEESVLLIRNFGSQDLGKTYNCSVKNREGFQTRRAQLEEEASLPWSELASGLAVTLVLSLLVSALYRVFRLELLLLYRSRFGTDERYTDNKEFDVYMSYARKSEEEQFVLSTLRRVLENDLGYTVCIFDRDSLPGGTITDETLSFVARSRRLVVVLGPGYARQGSQALLELKAGMDGLAGGHLRLVLVQYKRMRRQEWVRELRRARVALATVRWRGEPSRELTSRFWKKLRLELPVRRPPGARGDEEGGQGAGLMTTPNRDQSPLNPEAS; translated from the exons AT GGGGAAGAGAATCGCGTGCATCTGGTCTTTGGTCAACTTCTTCGGGCCTTTGCTGGTTGCCACGGTGATGGTGAATCTCCACACGTCCACTGTCCCAGCAG AAGCGAGGTGCCAGGACTTGGGTGAGTTGCGTGTCCTGGAAGGTGAGGCGTCGTGGGTGCGCTGTCCCTTCCGGGGCCTGGCCAATGGCTCGTCGTCGCACGCCCTGACGTGGTACCGCCTCCTCCCCGGACACCTTGAACGACCAATCAAGCGCAGGTCAACTTCGAGTGGCACGCTGCAAAATGCTGTTAGATTGCTCCTCACATTCACATGCTTCTTTGCGTGGTTCCGCGGCAGTGGGCGTGTGAGCACCGAGCGCGACTGCTTGCGCTTTCAACCGGCCGCGGCTGAGGATTCGGGCCGCTACGCCTGCCGGCTACG GAACCGGTCGGCGTGCGTGAACGTGAGGGTCGTCAGCCGGCCGCAGGAGGCGCCGGAGGATCCCAAATGCCATTGGCCGCTCGCCGCCGAGCCCGGTCAGGTCGTCATCCCTTTGGAGGGCGACATGGTTCTGGAGTGCCCCGACTGGCGAGaggtcgccgccgccgcggccgaCGACGCGCCCGCCGTCATCTGGTACCAC GCTTGCGAGCAGCCCGACCGATGGACTAGCGACCGCGAGCAGGTCGGCGCCCGTCTTCAGGTCCACTACATGGTGGACCACTACCAAGGGCTTTACGTGTGCCAGGTGCACTACCGGCGAAGCGGCCGAGCGCTTCATTTCACACGCGGCCTCAACGTCACCGCTGTCT CAGCCTCTTCACTGCCCAAAGTGCCCAGCGTGCTCCAACCGACACGCGAGCATGTCTTCAGCGTCAAACggg GCCAGGACGTACGTCTGCTATGCACGGGACACTTTCCCTACTTGGACCAGGACTTGGAGTGGGACATCTGGTGGAGCGTGGACGGGAACAGGACGGAGCAGCTGGCAGAGCGCCGATTCTCCACAAGCAACAG GCGCTTGCGCAGCCGATACGGCGATCGCACCGAGGAGAGCGTCCTGCTGATTCGCAACTTTGGCTCCCAGGACCTCGGCAAGACTTACAACTGCTCCGTGAAGAACCGGGAAGGATTCCAGACGCGCAGAGCGCAGCTTGAAGAAGAAG CGTCCCTGCCGTGGTCGGAGCTGGCTAGCGGTCTGGCCGTCACGCTGGTGCTGTCGCTGCTCGTCTCGGCGCTTTACCGCGTCTTCCGgctggagctgctgctgctctacAGGTCCCGCTTCGGTACCGACGAGCGCTACACGG acaaTAAGGAGTTCGACGTGTACATGTCGTACGCCAGGAAGAGTGAGGAAGAGCAATTTGTTCTGAGCACACTACGCCGAGTCCTGGAGAACGATCTGGGATACACCGTGTGCATCTTTGACAGAGACAGCCTGCCGGGCGGGA CCATCACGGACGAGACGCTGAGCTTCGTGGCTCGCAGTCGCCGCCTGGTGGTGGTGTTGGGCCCCGGCTACGCTCGACAGGGCTCCCAGGCCCTGCTGGAGCTCAAGGCGGGAATGGACGGCCTGGCGGGCGGCCACCTGCGCCTGGTCCTGGTCCAGTACAAGCGCATGCGGCGGCAGGAGTGGGTGCGCGAGCTGAGGCGGGCGCGCGTGGCGCTGGCCACGGTGCGCTGGCGGGGCGAGCCCTCGCGGGAGCTGACGTCGCGCTTCTGGAAGAAGCTGAGGCTGGAGCTGCCCGTCAGGAGGCCGCCCGGCGCCCGTGGGGATGAGGAAGGAGGCCAGGGGGCGGGGCTGATGACCACCCCCAACCGGGACCAGTCTCCTCTCAACCCCGAGGCCTCGTGA
- the LOC133155178 gene encoding interleukin-1 receptor accessory protein isoform X5, with protein sequence MVLECPDWREVAAAAADDAPAVIWYHACEQPDRWTSDREQVGARLQVHYMVDHYQGLYVCQVHYRRSGRALHFTRGLNVTAVSASSLPKVPSVLQPTREHVFSVKRGQDVRLLCTGHFPYLDQDLEWDIWWSVDGNRTEQLAERRFSTSNRRLRSRYGDRTEESVLLIRNFGSQDLGKTYNCSVKNREGFQTRRAQLEEEASLPWSELASGLAVTLVLSLLVSALYRVFRLELLLLYRSRFGTDERYTDNKEFDVYMSYARKSEEEQFVLSTLRRVLENDLGYTVCIFDRDSLPGGTITDETLSFVARSRRLVVVLGPGYARQGSQALLELKAGMDGLAGGHLRLVLVQYKRMRRQEWVRELRRARVALATVRWRGEPSRELTSRFWKKLRLELPVRRPPGARGDEEGGQGAGLMTTPNRDQSPLNPEAS encoded by the exons ATGGTTCTGGAGTGCCCCGACTGGCGAGaggtcgccgccgccgcggccgaCGACGCGCCCGCCGTCATCTGGTACCAC GCTTGCGAGCAGCCCGACCGATGGACTAGCGACCGCGAGCAGGTCGGCGCCCGTCTTCAGGTCCACTACATGGTGGACCACTACCAAGGGCTTTACGTGTGCCAGGTGCACTACCGGCGAAGCGGCCGAGCGCTTCATTTCACACGCGGCCTCAACGTCACCGCTGTCT CAGCCTCTTCACTGCCCAAAGTGCCCAGCGTGCTCCAACCGACACGCGAGCATGTCTTCAGCGTCAAACggg GCCAGGACGTACGTCTGCTATGCACGGGACACTTTCCCTACTTGGACCAGGACTTGGAGTGGGACATCTGGTGGAGCGTGGACGGGAACAGGACGGAGCAGCTGGCAGAGCGCCGATTCTCCACAAGCAACAG GCGCTTGCGCAGCCGATACGGCGATCGCACCGAGGAGAGCGTCCTGCTGATTCGCAACTTTGGCTCCCAGGACCTCGGCAAGACTTACAACTGCTCCGTGAAGAACCGGGAAGGATTCCAGACGCGCAGAGCGCAGCTTGAAGAAGAAG CGTCCCTGCCGTGGTCGGAGCTGGCTAGCGGTCTGGCCGTCACGCTGGTGCTGTCGCTGCTCGTCTCGGCGCTTTACCGCGTCTTCCGgctggagctgctgctgctctacAGGTCCCGCTTCGGTACCGACGAGCGCTACACGG acaaTAAGGAGTTCGACGTGTACATGTCGTACGCCAGGAAGAGTGAGGAAGAGCAATTTGTTCTGAGCACACTACGCCGAGTCCTGGAGAACGATCTGGGATACACCGTGTGCATCTTTGACAGAGACAGCCTGCCGGGCGGGA CCATCACGGACGAGACGCTGAGCTTCGTGGCTCGCAGTCGCCGCCTGGTGGTGGTGTTGGGCCCCGGCTACGCTCGACAGGGCTCCCAGGCCCTGCTGGAGCTCAAGGCGGGAATGGACGGCCTGGCGGGCGGCCACCTGCGCCTGGTCCTGGTCCAGTACAAGCGCATGCGGCGGCAGGAGTGGGTGCGCGAGCTGAGGCGGGCGCGCGTGGCGCTGGCCACGGTGCGCTGGCGGGGCGAGCCCTCGCGGGAGCTGACGTCGCGCTTCTGGAAGAAGCTGAGGCTGGAGCTGCCCGTCAGGAGGCCGCCCGGCGCCCGTGGGGATGAGGAAGGAGGCCAGGGGGCGGGGCTGATGACCACCCCCAACCGGGACCAGTCTCCTCTCAACCCCGAGGCCTCGTGA